The Humulus lupulus chromosome 3, drHumLupu1.1, whole genome shotgun sequence genome window below encodes:
- the LOC133823106 gene encoding alpha-amylase 3, chloroplastic — MSTISIEPLFHRCRMRNSSCLPGSNRSHPSSSSFYSHPNKLFSSHGRRSFFCNFKPPRPLLLRASSTDTAILENSTSSDVLFNKTFPLKQTTLEEGKIFIRLDRGKKEHHWQLAVGCDIPGNWILHWGVSYIDDVGNDWDQPPKGMIPSGSVRIKDYAVETPLKKSSSSSAGDPFQEVKIDFDPKSAIAAINFVLKDEETGSWYQHRGRDFKVPLVDYLQEDGNMVGRKKGNSIWPGALGQLSSIFIKKESLDSKDEDSNTKSSVPVKEKKTLEGFYEEIPIAKKVDVHNSITVSVRKCPDTAKILLHMETNTLGTVVVHWGVCRDDAKNWELPASPYPPDTVIFKDRALRTLLQPKEGGNGSQGLFTLEEGPQGFLFVLKQCENTWLKYMGNDFYIPLSSSSISSALPSSGQSAGQETPGKSVGQSESSLSAYTNGIISEIRSLVSDISSEKSLKTKTKEAQESILQEIEKLAAEAYGIFRSSVAAPPEEAISETEELEPPVKISSGTGTGYEIVCQGFNWESNKSGKWYMELKEKAEELSSLGFTVIWLPPPTESVSPEGYMPKDLYNLNSRYGTMDELKEIVNKFHEVGMKVLGDAVLNHRCAHYQNQNGVWNIFGGRLNWDDRAVVADDPHFQGRGNKSSGDNFHAAPNIDHSQDFVRKDIKEWLCWLRKEIGYDGWRLDFVRGFWGGYVKDYLDASEPYFAVGEYWDSLSYTYGEMDHNQDAHRQRIIDWINATSGTAGAFDVTTKGILHAALERCEYWRLSDQKGKPPGVVGWWPSRAITFIENHDTGSTQGHWRFPGGKEMQGYAYILTHPGTPSVFYDHIFSHCQSEIGGLISVRNRNKINCRSTIKITKAERDVYAAIIDEKVAMKIGQGHYEPHSGSQKWSVAMEGRDYKVWEASS, encoded by the exons ATGTCGACCATTAGTATAGAGCCTCTATTCCACCGCTGTCGCATGCGAAACTCCAGCTGCCTTCCCGGATCAAACCGATCCCACCCTTCCTCCTCTTCTTTCTATTCCCACCCCAACAAGCTCTTCTCCTCCCATGGCCGACGAAGCTTCTTCTGCAACTTCAAGCCTCCGAGACCTCTTCTTCTTAGAGCCAGCTCCACCGATACAGCCATCCTTGAAAACTCTACATCGTCTGATGTATTGTTTAATAAGACTTTCCCTTTGAAGCAAACTACAttg GAAGAGGGAAAGATCTTCATCAGATTAGATCGTGGGAAGAAGGAACATCATTGGCAGCTTGCTGTAGGTTGTGATATTCCTGGCAATTGGATTCTTCACTGGGGTGTTTCTTATATTGACGATGTGGGCAA CGACTGGGATCAACCTCCCAAAGGAATGATACCCTCTGGATCAGTTCGCATTAAG GATTATGCAGTAGAGACACCGTTGAAGAAGTCATCTTCATCTTCGGCAGGTGATCCTTTTCAAGAAGTCAAGATTGATTTTGATCCCAAGAGTGCAATAGCAGCAATAAATTTTGTCCTaaag GATGAAGAAACAGGCTCTTGGTATCAGCACAGAGGGAGAGATTTTAAAGTTCCTCTTGTGGACTACCTGCAGGAGGATGGCAATATGGTTGGACGGAAAAAGGGCAACAGTATATGGCCAG GAGCATTGGGACAGCTATCAAGCATATTCATTAAAAAAGAATCGTTGGATTCTAAAGATGAAGATAGCAACACGAAATCCAGTGTTCCTGTCAAAGAAAAAAAGACCCTAGAAGGATTCTATGAAGAAATTCCCATTGCTAAGAAGGTGGATGTTCATAACTCAATTACTGTTTCTGTTAGGAAGTGTCCTGATACAGCAAAAATCCTGTTACACATGGAAACAAATACACTTGGAACTGTTGTTGTTCACTGGGGAGTTTGTAGAGATGATGCCAAAAACTGGGAACTTCCGGCTTCACCATATCCACCTGATACTGTCATTTTTAAGGACAGGGCTTTAAGGACACTGTTACAG ccaaaagaaggtggaaatggatCTCAAGGATTATTTACTTTGGAAGAAGGTCCTCAAGGATTTCTTTTTGTTCTTAAGCAATGTGAAAATACTTGGTTAAAATATATGGGAAATGATTTTTACATTCCCCTTTCAAGCTCAAGTATCTCTTCTGCTCTTCCCTCATCGGGTCAGTCTGCAGGGCAAGAGACACCTGGAAAATCTGTAGGGCAAAGTGAAAGTTCTCTTTCTGCATATACCAATGGAATAATCAGTGAAATACGGAGCTTGGTAAGTGACATTTCCTCTGAGAAGAGTTTGAAGACGAAGACCAAAGAAGCACAAGAAAGTATTCTTCAAGAAATTGAAAAGTTGGCTGCTGAAGCATATGGTATCTTTAGAAGCTCCGTTGCAGCTCCTCCAGAGGAAGCTATTTCAGAAACCGAGGAATTAGAACCTCCCGTCAAAATATCATCAGGGACAGGCACAGGTTATGAAATAGTATGCCaaggatttaattgggaatcCAATAAATCTGGAAAATGGTACATGGAGCTCAAAGAAAAAGCTGAAGAATTATCTTCGCTTGGTTTTACTGTGATTTGGTTACCTCCGCCTACAGAATCTGTATCACCTGAAGGGTACATGCCAAAAGATTTATACAATCTAAATTCCAG ATATGGAACCATGGATGAGCTGAAGGAGATTGTGAATAAATTCCATGAAGTTGGTATGAAAGTTCTTGGAGATGCTGTCTTAAATCATCGGTGTGCACACTATCAGAATCAAAATGGTGTTTGGAACATTTTTGGTGGTCGTTTAAATTGGGATGACCGCGCAGTTGTCGCTGATGACCCACATTTTCAG GGTAGGGGCAACAAGAGTAGtggagataattttcatgctgCTCCAAATATTGACCATTCACAAGATTTTGTGAGGAAAGATATCAAGGAATGGTTGTGCTGGCTAAG GAAAGAAATTGGCTATGATGGATGGAGACTTGATTTTGTTAGAGGATTCTGGGGTGGTTATGTTAAGGACTACTTAGATGCTAGTGAGCCCTACTTTGCTGTAGGTGAGTACTGGGATTCACTTAGTTACACATATGGAGAGATGGATCACAACCAAGATGCACATAGGCAGAGAATTATTGACTGGATCAATGCTACAAGCGGAACTGCTGGTGCATTCGATGTCACAACAAAAGGAATTCTTCATGCG GCACTGGAAAGATGCGAGTATTGGCGATTATCAGATCAGAAGGGGAAGCCTCCTGGGGTTGTTGGATGGTGGCCTTCCCGTGCAATCACTTTCATAGAGAATCATGACACTGGTTCTACTCAG GGTCATTGGAGGTTTCCTGGCGGAAAAGAAATGCAAGGATATGCATACATTCTGACCCATCCAGGCACTCCATCAGTGTTTTATGACCACATTTTCTCCCACTGCCAATCTGAAATTGGAGGTCTAATCTCTGTTAGAAATCGGAACAAAATCAACTGTCGTAGTACA ATTAAAATTACAAAAGCAGAAAGAGATGTTTATGCAGCCATCATCGATGAAAAAGTTGCAATGAAGATTGGACAAGGTCATTACGAACCCCACAGTGGATCTCAAAAGTGGTCTGTGGCTATGGAGGGAAGAGACTACAAGGTCTGGGAAGCATCCAGCTAA